In one Cupriavidus taiwanensis genomic region, the following are encoded:
- the soxA gene encoding sulfur oxidation c-type cytochrome SoxA: protein MKPIRSLARRAALALAATAAAAAAAAVHAQGSTADEIAKYRQMLAEGNPAELWEAAGEELWKKPAGPKNASLEQCDLGKGPGVTKGAYAELPRYFKDTNKVMDLEQRLAHCRMTLQGLNREEATKNPFSSSGKPSEIERLVAYLTGESRGVKMNVQLSHPEEKRTYALGEKMFFYRGGAYDFACATCHAVDGQRIRLQDLPNLLTDKGAQAAYTTWPAYRVSQGEVRTMQHRLYDCLRQQRFPEPAYGSDVITALTMFLAKNANGGTYDGPAMKR, encoded by the coding sequence ATGAAACCGATCCGAAGCCTGGCCCGGCGCGCTGCGCTGGCGCTGGCCGCCACCGCGGCGGCCGCAGCCGCTGCCGCCGTGCACGCGCAGGGCAGCACTGCCGACGAAATCGCCAAATACCGCCAGATGCTGGCCGAAGGCAATCCCGCCGAGCTGTGGGAAGCCGCCGGCGAAGAGCTGTGGAAAAAGCCCGCGGGTCCGAAGAACGCCTCGCTCGAGCAATGCGACCTGGGCAAGGGCCCGGGCGTGACCAAGGGCGCCTACGCCGAGCTGCCGCGCTACTTCAAGGACACCAACAAGGTGATGGACCTGGAGCAGCGGCTGGCCCACTGCCGCATGACGCTGCAGGGGCTGAACCGGGAAGAAGCCACCAAAAACCCGTTCTCGTCGTCGGGCAAGCCGTCCGAGATCGAGCGCCTAGTGGCCTACCTGACCGGCGAGTCGCGCGGCGTGAAGATGAACGTGCAGCTCAGCCATCCGGAAGAAAAGCGCACCTATGCGCTGGGCGAGAAAATGTTCTTCTACCGCGGCGGCGCCTATGACTTTGCCTGCGCCACCTGCCATGCGGTGGACGGTCAGCGCATCCGCCTGCAGGACCTGCCCAACCTGCTGACCGACAAGGGCGCGCAGGCGGCCTACACCACCTGGCCGGCGTATCGCGTGTCGCAGGGCGAGGTCCGCACCATGCAGCACCGCCTGTACGACTGCCTGCGCCAGCAGCGCTTTCCCGAACCCGCCTATGGCTCCGACGTGATCACCGCGCTGACCATGTTCTTGGCGAAGAATGCCAACGGCGGCACCTACGACGGCCCGGCGATGAAGCGCTGA
- a CDS encoding DsrE family protein, translated as MRRAFIRASAALAAIGLAAKASAQSGQPAPAGAGKGGRVKVVYQLSEGVDQAVRAMGNLRNHLNGAPGTKIVVVAFGYGVDFLVDGAKDARGNSFESPVGALAADGVEFRVCRNTLTARKISEAQLLMEAKVVQAGVVEIARLQAEEGYAYIKP; from the coding sequence ATGCGGCGAGCATTTATTCGAGCATCGGCGGCCCTGGCCGCCATCGGCCTGGCGGCGAAGGCCTCGGCACAGTCCGGCCAGCCGGCGCCGGCCGGGGCGGGCAAGGGCGGGCGCGTGAAGGTGGTGTACCAGCTGTCGGAGGGCGTCGACCAGGCGGTGCGCGCGATGGGCAACCTGCGCAACCACCTGAATGGCGCCCCCGGCACCAAGATCGTGGTGGTCGCGTTCGGCTACGGCGTTGACTTCCTGGTCGACGGCGCCAAGGACGCGCGCGGCAACAGCTTCGAAAGCCCGGTGGGCGCGCTGGCCGCCGACGGCGTGGAGTTCCGCGTGTGTCGCAATACGCTGACCGCGCGCAAGATCAGTGAAGCGCAGCTGTTGATGGAAGCCAAGGTGGTCCAGGCCGGCGTGGTCGAGATCGCGCGCCTGCAGGCCGAGGAAGGCTACGCCTATATCAAGCCCTGA
- a CDS encoding c-type cytochrome: protein MTTTIPRPAWRVPPRSAPQWALLAAMLFAQPALSAGPGGAPAQATDAALRARSQAAACTSCHGPAGRAPAGSTIPSLAGRPQAELAAQMQAFKAGTRPATVMHQLAKGYSDDQIAAIAAWFAAVR from the coding sequence ATGACAACAACGATCCCCCGGCCTGCCTGGCGTGTGCCGCCGCGATCCGCCCCGCAATGGGCGCTGCTGGCCGCGATGCTGTTTGCCCAGCCGGCGCTGTCGGCCGGACCCGGCGGTGCGCCGGCCCAGGCCACCGATGCCGCGCTGCGCGCGCGCAGCCAGGCCGCCGCCTGCACCAGCTGCCATGGCCCGGCCGGCCGGGCCCCGGCGGGCAGCACGATCCCGTCGCTGGCCGGCCGCCCGCAGGCGGAGCTGGCCGCGCAGATGCAAGCGTTCAAGGCCGGCACGCGCCCGGCGACGGTGATGCACCAGCTTGCCAAGGGTTACAGCGACGACCAGATCGCCGCGATCGCGGCGTGGTTTGCCGCCGTGCGCTGA
- the soxX gene encoding sulfur oxidation c-type cytochrome SoxX, producing the protein MQRHTKAVAVAALAALLATGAHAQDSAKTRPAKGKPAAVSGADMKHLIEDSFSSRGPVTVEGVLNQDGMQQACSEYPDRTRVPAKVAKKIEAAELKQIKYPADDKWLGDWKEGEKVAQNGRGMQFTDQVGATNGGNCYACHQMTKAEISFGNIGPSLYQYGKLRGNSQEVIKYTWGKIWDSSAYAACSNMPRFGHKGILTEAQIRDVMALLLDPASPVNQ; encoded by the coding sequence ATGCAACGACATACCAAGGCAGTGGCCGTCGCGGCCCTGGCCGCCCTGCTGGCAACCGGCGCCCACGCACAGGACAGCGCCAAGACCCGCCCCGCCAAGGGCAAGCCGGCCGCCGTCAGCGGCGCCGACATGAAGCACCTGATCGAGGACTCGTTCTCGTCGCGCGGCCCGGTCACGGTCGAGGGCGTGCTGAACCAGGACGGCATGCAGCAGGCCTGCAGCGAGTACCCGGACCGCACCCGGGTGCCGGCCAAGGTGGCGAAGAAGATCGAGGCCGCCGAGCTGAAGCAGATCAAGTACCCGGCCGACGACAAATGGCTGGGCGACTGGAAGGAAGGCGAAAAGGTCGCCCAGAACGGCCGCGGCATGCAGTTCACCGACCAGGTCGGCGCCACCAATGGCGGCAACTGCTACGCCTGCCACCAGATGACCAAGGCCGAGATCTCGTTCGGCAATATCGGTCCGTCGCTGTACCAGTACGGCAAGCTGCGCGGCAACTCGCAGGAGGTCATCAAGTACACCTGGGGCAAGATCTGGGACTCCAGCGCCTACGCCGCCTGCTCCAACATGCCGCGCTTCGGCCACAAGGGCATCCTGACCGAGGCCCAGATCCGCGACGTGATGGCGCTGCTGCTCGACCCGGCCTCGCCGGTCAACCAGTAA
- a CDS encoding c-type cytochrome produces the protein MKQFVIAALMLGAAASAHAVDAAKAQEIANKNACMGCHQVDKKLVGPSYKEVAAKYKGDKNALATLSKKVKSGGSGVWGPVPMPANAALSDADLKTVVEWVLAGAPAK, from the coding sequence ATGAAGCAGTTTGTCATCGCAGCGCTGATGCTGGGCGCCGCCGCATCGGCCCACGCGGTCGATGCCGCCAAGGCACAGGAGATCGCCAACAAGAACGCCTGCATGGGTTGCCACCAGGTCGACAAGAAGCTGGTCGGCCCGTCCTACAAGGAAGTGGCGGCCAAGTACAAGGGCGACAAGAACGCCCTGGCGACCCTGAGCAAGAAGGTCAAGAGCGGTGGCTCGGGCGTGTGGGGCCCGGTGCCGATGCCGGCCAACGCCGCCCTCAGCGACGCCGACCTGAAGACCGTGGTGGAGTGGGTGCTGGCAGGCGCCCCCGCCAAGTAA
- a CDS encoding c-type cytochrome has translation MSMWVELRVAAALLLAAGAAAPAAAGTDEARAALGRTATPAEVAAWDIDVRPDFKGLPRGSGTVAQGQQVWDGKCASCHGDFGESNEVFTPLVGGTTAQDIRRGRVAGMTGNQPYRTTLMKVSTVSTLWDYIHRAMPWNAPKSLSVNEVYAVTAYLLHLGEIVPADFALSDANIAEVQRRMPNRAGMTIDHGLWPGRGRPDTRNTACMSRCADQVAIASSMPDYARDAHGDLAQQQRGFGPVRGIAAATARPGGGAVAAAAPAPGARLASQYQCVACHAMDRKLVGPSFADIAGKYKGQDAHAALARKVKAGGQGAWGAVPMPPQPQIPDSDVQAMVGWILEAK, from the coding sequence ATGTCCATGTGGGTTGAGCTCAGGGTCGCCGCCGCGCTGCTGCTGGCGGCCGGCGCCGCCGCACCGGCGGCAGCCGGCACGGATGAAGCGCGTGCGGCACTCGGCCGCACCGCCACGCCGGCGGAGGTGGCCGCGTGGGACATCGACGTGCGCCCGGACTTCAAGGGCCTGCCCAGGGGCAGCGGCACCGTCGCGCAGGGGCAGCAGGTGTGGGACGGCAAGTGCGCGTCGTGCCACGGCGACTTCGGCGAATCCAACGAAGTCTTCACGCCACTGGTCGGCGGCACCACTGCCCAGGACATCCGGCGCGGACGCGTCGCCGGCATGACCGGCAACCAGCCGTACCGCACCACGCTGATGAAGGTCAGCACCGTCAGCACGCTGTGGGACTACATCCATCGCGCGATGCCTTGGAACGCGCCCAAGAGCCTGAGCGTGAACGAGGTCTATGCGGTCACCGCCTACCTGCTCCACCTGGGCGAGATCGTGCCGGCCGACTTTGCGCTGTCCGACGCCAATATCGCCGAGGTCCAGCGGCGCATGCCCAACCGCGCCGGCATGACCATCGACCACGGCCTGTGGCCGGGGCGCGGCCGCCCGGATACCCGCAACACCGCGTGCATGTCGCGCTGCGCCGACCAGGTCGCGATCGCCTCGTCGATGCCTGACTATGCCCGCGACGCCCATGGCGACCTGGCGCAGCAGCAGCGCGGGTTCGGCCCGGTGCGCGGCATCGCCGCAGCCACGGCCAGGCCAGGCGGCGGCGCCGTGGCCGCCGCGGCGCCCGCGCCCGGCGCGCGCCTGGCCAGCCAATACCAGTGCGTGGCCTGCCACGCGATGGACCGCAAGCTGGTGGGGCCGTCGTTCGCCGACATCGCGGGCAAGTACAAGGGGCAGGATGCGCATGCGGCACTGGCGCGCAAGGTCAAGGCGGGCGGGCAGGGCGCGTGGGGCGCCGTGCCGATGCCGCCGCAGCCGCAAATCCCCGATTCGGACGTGCAGGCCATGGTGGGCTGGATTCTTGAGGCAAAATAG
- the soxB gene encoding thiosulfohydrolase SoxB, whose protein sequence is MNRREFLQVLAIAGAGGMTFPHQDAHAAQAADAMYDLPRFGNVHLLHFTDCHAQLRPVYFREPNVNLGIGAYAGKPPHLVGEALLRHYGIRPGTAQAHAFTYLDFNEAARRYGKVGGFAHLATLVKRLKAGRPGALLLDGGDTWQGSATALWTKGQDMVDAALALGVDVMTPHWEMTLGAERVREIVDKDFKGKVAFLAQNIKTNDFGDPVFEPYVIREINGVPVAIIGQAFPYTPIANPRYFVPDWTFGIQEENLQQVIDAARGKGAQAVVLLSHNGMDVDLKLASRVRGLDAILGGHTHDGVPAPVAVKNAGGTTLVTNAGSNGKFLGVLDFDVKNGKVADFRYRLLPVFANYLPADPAMDALISKVRAPYEKKLSEVLAVNRGLLYRRGNFNGTFDQLILDGLMQAQGAQIAFSPGFRWGTTLLPGQAITMEHLMDQTAITYPYTTVTQMSGATIKTILEDVADNLFNPDPYYQQGGDMVRVGGLQYTIDPTAGMGKRITDMRLAGKPLEAGKTYKVAGWAPVAEEARESGGAPIWDVMAQWLRSTREVSARPLNLPRVRGMDGNAGIAA, encoded by the coding sequence ATGAACCGACGCGAGTTCCTGCAGGTGCTGGCCATCGCCGGCGCCGGCGGCATGACGTTCCCCCACCAGGATGCGCACGCCGCGCAGGCCGCCGACGCCATGTACGACCTGCCGCGCTTCGGCAACGTCCACCTGCTGCATTTCACCGACTGCCATGCGCAGCTGCGGCCGGTGTACTTCCGCGAACCCAACGTCAACCTCGGCATCGGCGCCTATGCCGGCAAGCCGCCGCACCTGGTCGGCGAGGCGCTGCTGCGCCATTACGGCATCCGCCCCGGCACCGCGCAGGCGCATGCGTTCACCTATCTCGATTTCAACGAGGCGGCGCGCCGCTACGGCAAGGTCGGCGGGTTTGCGCACCTGGCCACGCTGGTGAAGCGGCTCAAGGCCGGCCGCCCGGGTGCGCTGCTGCTGGATGGCGGCGACACCTGGCAGGGCTCGGCCACGGCGCTGTGGACCAAGGGCCAGGACATGGTCGATGCCGCGCTGGCGCTGGGCGTGGACGTGATGACGCCGCACTGGGAGATGACCCTGGGCGCCGAGCGCGTCAGGGAGATCGTCGACAAGGACTTCAAGGGCAAGGTCGCGTTCCTGGCGCAAAACATCAAGACCAATGATTTCGGCGACCCGGTGTTCGAACCCTACGTGATCCGCGAGATCAACGGCGTGCCGGTGGCCATCATCGGCCAGGCGTTCCCGTACACCCCCATCGCCAACCCGCGCTACTTCGTGCCGGACTGGACCTTCGGCATCCAGGAAGAGAACCTGCAGCAGGTCATCGACGCCGCGCGCGGCAAGGGCGCGCAGGCGGTGGTGCTGCTGTCGCACAACGGCATGGATGTCGACCTGAAGCTCGCTTCGCGCGTGCGCGGGCTCGACGCCATCCTCGGCGGGCACACCCATGATGGCGTGCCCGCCCCGGTGGCGGTAAAGAACGCCGGCGGCACCACGCTGGTGACCAATGCCGGCTCCAACGGCAAGTTCCTGGGCGTGCTCGATTTCGACGTGAAAAACGGCAAGGTCGCGGACTTCCGCTACCGGCTGCTGCCGGTGTTCGCCAACTACCTGCCGGCCGACCCGGCCATGGACGCGCTCATCAGCAAGGTACGGGCGCCGTATGAAAAGAAGCTGTCCGAAGTCCTCGCCGTCAACCGCGGCCTGCTGTACCGCCGCGGCAATTTCAACGGCACCTTCGACCAGCTGATCCTCGACGGCCTGATGCAGGCCCAGGGCGCGCAGATCGCTTTCTCGCCGGGCTTCCGCTGGGGCACCACGCTGCTGCCGGGGCAGGCCATCACCATGGAGCACCTGATGGACCAGACCGCCATCACGTACCCGTACACCACGGTGACGCAGATGAGCGGCGCGACCATCAAGACCATCCTGGAAGACGTCGCCGACAACCTGTTCAACCCGGACCCGTACTACCAGCAGGGCGGCGACATGGTGCGCGTCGGCGGTCTGCAATACACCATCGATCCCACCGCCGGCATGGGCAAGCGCATCACCGACATGCGCCTTGCGGGCAAGCCGCTGGAGGCAGGCAAGACCTACAAGGTGGCCGGCTGGGCACCGGTGGCGGAAGAAGCGCGGGAGTCCGGCGGCGCGCCGATCTGGGACGTGATGGCGCAGTGGCTGCGCAGCACCCGCGAAGTCAGCGCGCGCCCGCTGAACCTGCCACGCGTGCGCGGCATGGACGGCAATGCCGGCATCGCGGCGTGA
- the soxY gene encoding thiosulfate oxidation carrier protein SoxY — protein sequence MNSKRREVLLVTAVLSLMAATGLISEAQAAEWNKNAFDGKSVADVIKALGGSGTEKSTAITFTAPDIAENGAVVPVAVTSTLPDTEQIAILVEKNPNTLAADFIIPAGTEPFVSTRVKMGQTSVVHAAVKAGGKWYVASKEIKVTLGGCGG from the coding sequence ATGAATTCCAAACGACGAGAAGTGCTGCTGGTCACCGCTGTCCTGTCGCTGATGGCCGCCACCGGCCTGATCAGCGAAGCGCAGGCGGCCGAGTGGAACAAGAACGCCTTTGACGGCAAGAGCGTTGCCGACGTGATCAAGGCCCTCGGCGGCAGCGGCACCGAGAAAAGCACCGCCATCACCTTTACCGCGCCCGATATCGCCGAGAACGGCGCCGTGGTGCCGGTGGCCGTGACCAGCACCCTGCCGGATACCGAGCAGATCGCGATCCTGGTGGAAAAGAACCCCAACACCCTGGCCGCCGACTTCATCATCCCGGCCGGCACCGAGCCGTTCGTCTCCACGCGCGTGAAGATGGGCCAGACCTCGGTGGTGCACGCCGCCGTCAAGGCGGGCGGCAAGTGGTACGTGGCATCGAAGGAAATCAAGGTCACGCTGGGCGGCTGCGGCGGCTGA
- the soxC gene encoding sulfite dehydrogenase, protein MQERNRPGRIVPAPEHFVSASLQQDIGRHGLDAPRRDFLRKSFLGAAAGIAAAAAGRHALAADGDAAILQPQPWATSLGQPVAARPYGQPSVHEKSLIRRESPGLTRVSAASVAFAPLQGFFGIITPNGLHFERHHQGWHDLDPARHRLMINGLVRTPRVYTMDDLMRLPAVSRMHFIECGANTGMEWGNVAVPTVQYTHGMLSCCEFTGVPLRVLLDDAGADLRRGRYLLAEGGDGSSMTRTIPMELADEIIVAWGMNGEMLRPENGYPLRLVVPGVQGVSWVKWLRRLELGDQPWNAKDETIHYVDMMPDGKLRQYTSIQECKSVITTPSGGQQLVGKGFYNISGLAWSGRGRIRRVDVSTDGGRNWRTARLEAPVLSKCLTRFNLDWVWDGGPAILQSRAIDETGYVQPQLGQLRAVRGTRSIYHNNAIQSWQVAAGGEVTNVHVG, encoded by the coding sequence TTGCAGGAACGGAACCGGCCCGGGCGCATCGTGCCCGCGCCCGAGCACTTCGTCAGCGCATCGCTGCAGCAGGACATCGGCCGGCACGGCCTGGACGCGCCGCGGCGCGACTTTCTGCGCAAGAGCTTCCTCGGCGCCGCCGCCGGCATTGCCGCGGCCGCGGCGGGCCGGCACGCGCTGGCCGCGGACGGCGATGCCGCCATCCTGCAGCCGCAGCCCTGGGCCACGTCGCTCGGACAGCCGGTGGCCGCGCGCCCCTATGGCCAGCCCTCGGTCCATGAAAAAAGCCTGATCCGGCGCGAATCGCCCGGCCTGACCCGGGTGTCGGCGGCCTCGGTGGCGTTCGCGCCGCTGCAGGGCTTCTTCGGCATCATCACGCCCAACGGCCTGCACTTCGAGCGCCACCACCAGGGCTGGCACGATCTCGACCCGGCGCGCCATCGCCTGATGATCAACGGGCTGGTGCGCACGCCGCGGGTCTACACCATGGACGACCTGATGCGCCTGCCGGCGGTGTCGCGCATGCACTTCATTGAATGCGGCGCCAACACCGGCATGGAGTGGGGCAACGTCGCGGTGCCGACGGTGCAATACACCCACGGCATGCTGTCGTGCTGCGAATTCACCGGGGTGCCGCTGCGGGTGCTGCTGGACGACGCCGGCGCCGACCTGCGCCGCGGCCGCTACCTGCTGGCCGAGGGCGGCGACGGCTCGTCGATGACCCGCACCATCCCGATGGAGCTGGCCGACGAGATCATCGTCGCCTGGGGCATGAACGGCGAGATGCTGCGGCCCGAGAATGGTTATCCGCTGCGGCTGGTGGTGCCGGGCGTGCAGGGCGTGTCGTGGGTCAAGTGGTTGCGCCGGCTGGAACTGGGCGACCAGCCCTGGAATGCCAAGGACGAGACCATCCACTACGTCGACATGATGCCCGACGGCAAGCTGCGCCAGTACACCTCGATCCAGGAATGCAAGTCGGTCATCACCACGCCGTCGGGCGGCCAGCAACTGGTGGGCAAGGGCTTCTACAACATCAGCGGGCTGGCGTGGTCCGGGCGCGGACGCATCAGGCGGGTCGATGTCTCGACCGACGGCGGGCGCAACTGGCGCACCGCGCGGCTGGAAGCGCCGGTGCTGTCCAAGTGCCTGACCCGCTTCAACCTGGACTGGGTCTGGGACGGCGGCCCGGCCATCCTGCAAAGCCGCGCCATCGACGAGACCGGCTACGTGCAACCGCAGCTGGGGCAGCTGCGCGCGGTGCGCGGCACGCGCTCGATCTATCACAACAACGCGATCCAGAGCTGGCAGGTGGCGGCCGGCGGCGAGGTGACCAATGTCCATGTGGGTTGA
- the soxZ gene encoding thiosulfate oxidation carrier complex protein SoxZ encodes MADPMRVRATENGGVVDVKILMKHDMETGQRKDASGKVVPAWHIQTVSAQCKGKEVFRAQFGPAVSKDPFLNFKFKGGAKGDKVAVTWTDNKGDKRTDEATIA; translated from the coding sequence ATGGCAGACCCGATGCGCGTACGCGCCACCGAAAACGGCGGCGTGGTGGACGTCAAGATTCTGATGAAGCACGACATGGAGACCGGCCAGCGCAAGGACGCGTCCGGCAAGGTCGTCCCGGCCTGGCATATCCAGACCGTGAGCGCCCAGTGCAAGGGCAAGGAAGTGTTCCGCGCCCAGTTCGGCCCGGCGGTATCCAAGGACCCGTTCCTGAATTTCAAGTTCAAGGGCGGCGCCAAGGGCGACAAGGTGGCCGTGACCTGGACCGACAACAAGGGCGACAAGCGCACCGACGAGGCCACCATCGCCTGA
- a CDS encoding NAD(P)/FAD-dependent oxidoreductase — MHRRSFLGAAGAAVLDAAGIRSARAAARARVVVVGGGYGGATAARYLREWSGQAIEVTLVEPNPAFVSCPLSNLVLGGSRQLGDLTLPYDALVRRHGVRLARDTAVAIDPAKRTVRLAGGSVLPYDRLLLSPGVEMMRDALPGLKRPGGEQILHAWKAGPETVALRRQLEAMPDGGTYAISVPLAPYRCPPGPYERACQVAHYFRQHKPRSKVLILDANADITSKAALFRQVWATQYPGMVEYRPQHEVADVDPATRTLKFEVQDDVRADVLNLLPPQRAGAIAVSAGLATANGKWCEVDFLSFESRAAAHIHVIGDAIQIAPLMPKSGHMANQHGKVAAAALVALLSERAPDPEPLYNNTCYSFTSDREAVHVSSVHRYDAAQKTMVTVPGSGGLSPAPTVLEGDYALAWAKGIWAEMLG; from the coding sequence ATGCACAGACGAAGCTTCCTCGGCGCCGCGGGCGCCGCAGTCCTGGATGCGGCCGGGATCCGGTCCGCGCGCGCCGCGGCCCGCGCCAGGGTGGTGGTGGTCGGCGGCGGCTATGGCGGGGCCACGGCGGCCCGCTACCTGCGCGAATGGAGCGGCCAGGCGATCGAGGTGACGCTGGTCGAACCGAATCCGGCCTTTGTCTCGTGTCCGCTGTCGAACCTGGTGCTGGGCGGCAGCCGCCAGCTCGGCGACCTGACGCTGCCGTACGACGCACTGGTGCGCCGCCACGGCGTGCGGCTCGCGCGCGACACTGCGGTCGCCATCGACCCGGCCAAGCGGACCGTGCGCCTGGCCGGCGGCAGCGTGCTGCCCTATGACCGCCTGCTGCTGTCGCCCGGCGTCGAGATGATGCGCGACGCGTTGCCCGGCCTGAAGCGTCCCGGCGGCGAGCAGATCCTGCATGCCTGGAAGGCGGGCCCCGAGACTGTCGCGCTGCGGCGCCAGCTCGAGGCGATGCCCGATGGCGGCACTTATGCCATCAGCGTGCCGCTGGCGCCGTACCGCTGCCCGCCGGGACCATACGAGCGCGCCTGCCAGGTGGCGCACTATTTCCGCCAGCACAAGCCGCGCAGCAAGGTGCTGATCCTGGACGCCAATGCCGACATCACCTCCAAGGCCGCGCTGTTCCGCCAGGTGTGGGCCACGCAATACCCCGGCATGGTGGAATACCGGCCGCAACACGAGGTGGCCGATGTCGATCCCGCCACGCGCACGCTCAAGTTCGAGGTGCAGGACGATGTCCGCGCCGACGTGCTCAACCTGCTGCCGCCGCAGCGGGCCGGCGCGATCGCGGTGTCGGCCGGTCTCGCCACCGCCAATGGCAAGTGGTGCGAGGTGGACTTCCTCAGCTTCGAGTCGCGCGCCGCGGCCCATATCCATGTGATCGGCGATGCCATCCAGATCGCGCCGCTGATGCCCAAGTCGGGCCATATGGCCAACCAGCACGGCAAGGTCGCGGCGGCGGCGCTGGTGGCGCTGCTGTCGGAGCGCGCCCCGGACCCGGAGCCGCTGTACAACAACACCTGCTACAGCTTTACCTCCGATCGCGAGGCAGTGCATGTGTCGAGCGTGCATCGCTACGACGCGGCGCAGAAGACCATGGTCACGGTGCCGGGCTCGGGCGGGCTGTCGCCGGCCCCGACGGTGCTGGAGGGCGATTACGCGCTGGCATGGGCCAAGGGGATCTGGGCCGAGATGCTGGGCTAG
- a CDS encoding TlpA family protein disulfide reductase: protein MRAPAMLLRALLAAGLMLAAAGAAALEVGDTVRLPEVRTLDGRTLSAAALAGKPLVVEYWATWCPFCAMQNPRLQKLYERTRGTPLQVLAISIDKDPREAADYMKKRGYTFAATMDSPALQAVFGKRKGLPELYVIDARGRVVQKEVGEMLEDDVAALERYATP from the coding sequence ATGCGCGCGCCCGCCATGCTGCTGCGCGCGCTGCTGGCCGCCGGCCTGATGCTGGCCGCGGCCGGCGCCGCCGCGCTGGAAGTGGGCGACACCGTGCGCCTGCCCGAGGTCCGCACCCTCGACGGCCGCACACTGAGCGCGGCCGCGCTGGCCGGCAAGCCGCTGGTGGTCGAATACTGGGCCACCTGGTGCCCGTTCTGCGCGATGCAGAACCCGCGCCTGCAGAAGCTGTACGAGCGCACGCGCGGCACGCCGCTGCAGGTGCTGGCCATCAGCATCGACAAGGACCCGCGCGAGGCTGCCGATTACATGAAGAAGCGCGGCTACACCTTCGCCGCGACCATGGATTCGCCCGCGCTGCAGGCGGTGTTCGGCAAGCGCAAGGGGCTGCCGGAACTGTACGTGATCGACGCGCGCGGCCGCGTGGTGCAGAAGGAAGTGGGCGAAATGCTCGAAGACGACGTGGCCGCGCTGGAGCGCTACGCCACGCCATAG
- a CDS encoding ArsR/SmtB family transcription factor encodes MRIHAYTNILDGMEELDRVFEKVSGYFSLLAEPTRLKILHALCDGEKPVSTVVETVGSSQTNVSRHLNAMYRSGVLSRRKEANLVFYAIADESVIELCRTVCVQVASRLEDNALPSGVVDRFMAQPAPEAPARRRRSAG; translated from the coding sequence ATGCGCATTCACGCATATACGAATATATTGGACGGCATGGAAGAGCTGGATCGCGTGTTCGAAAAGGTATCGGGTTACTTCAGCCTGCTGGCGGAGCCGACGCGGCTGAAGATCCTGCACGCCTTGTGCGATGGCGAGAAGCCGGTCAGCACGGTGGTCGAGACGGTGGGTTCGTCCCAGACCAACGTGTCGCGGCATCTCAACGCGATGTACCGCTCGGGCGTGCTGTCGCGCCGCAAGGAGGCGAACCTGGTGTTCTACGCCATTGCGGACGAAAGCGTGATCGAGCTGTGCCGCACGGTCTGCGTGCAGGTGGCGAGCCGGCTGGAGGACAACGCCTTGCCCTCCGGCGTGGTCGACCGCTTCATGGCACAGCCCGCGCCGGAGGCCCCGGCGCGCCGGCGGCGCAGCGCGGGCTAA